ggaggaagTCCCAGATAGTCTTTAACGGATCCTACCCGTGGTGAAAATTTGGAAGGAGGGCCTCCCAGATACCTTCAACAGATcctaccagtgatgaaattttggaaggtgggAAACCCAGTCCCTCTTTAATGGATACTACCAGTGataaaattttggaaggagggtctCCCAGATCGTCTATAACGGATCCTGATagagatgaaattttggaaggagggaatCCCAGATCGTGTTTAACGGATCCTACAAGTGAtggaattttggaaggagggcctcccagatcgtctttaacggatcctgatagtgatgaaattttggaaggagggcctcccagatcgtctttaacggatcctgatagtgatgaaattttggaaagaGGGCTTCCCAGGTCGTCTTTAACAGATcctaccagtgatgaaattttggaaggaggaccTCCCAGATCATCTTTAACGGATcctaccagtgatgaaattttggaaggagggcctcACAGATCCTCTTTAACAGATcctaccagtgatgaaattttggaagaaggGCCTCCCAGATCGTCTTTAATGGATCCTACCAGTTAtgtaattttggaaggagggcctcccagatcgtctttaacggatcctgatagtgatgaaattttggatagaGGGCCTCCCAGGTCGTCTTTAACAGATCCTACCAGTGAtggaattttggaaggagggcctcCCAGATCGTCTTAACGGATCAtatcagtgatgaaattttggaaggattgCTAccagatcgtctttaacggatcctacCAGTGATGAAATATTGGAAGGAGGGCCTCCCAGAACGTCTTTAAAGGATCCTgatagtgatgaaattttggaaggaaggCCTCCCAGATCCTCTTTAACGCATccaaccagtgatgaaattttggaatgaGGGCCTCccagatcgtctttaacggatcctacCAGtgctgaaattttggaaggagggcgtcACAGATACAGATGGTCTTAAACTGATCCTACCAGTGataaaattttggaaggagggcctcCCAGATCGTCTTAAATGGATcctaccagtgatgaaattttgaaagGAGGGCCTCCCAGATCGTCTTTAAATGATCCTACCAGTGATGAAGTTTTGGATGGAGGGCCTACCAGattgtctttaacggatccaaccagtaaAGAAATTTGGGAAGGAGGGTCTCCCAGATCGTCTTTAATGGATCGTACCAGTGATGAAACTGTGGAAGGAGGGCCTCccagatcgtctttaacggatcctgcCAGTGATTAAATTTTGGAAAGAAGGCctcccaaatcatctttaacggatccTAACAGTGATGAAATTTTAGAATGAAGGCTTCCCAGATCGTCTTAAACGGATcctaccagtgatgaaattttgtaaGGATGGCCTCGGAGATTCTCTTGGACGGATcctaccagtgatgaaattttggaagcagGGCCTCACAGATCCTCTTTTACGGATcataccagtgatgaaattttggaaggagggcctcccagatcgtctttaacggatcctaccagtgatgaaattttggatggaGGGCCTaccaggtcgtctttaacggatcctgatagtgatgaaattttggaaagaGAGTCTCCTAGATCGTTTTTAACGGATCCTAAGAGTGATGAAATTTGGAAGGAGAGCCTCTTAGATCGACTTTAACGGATcctaccagtgatgaaattttggaaggagggcctcCTAGATTTCTTTAATGGATCCTgattgtgatgaaattttggaaggacggCCTCCCAGATCGTTTTTAACGGAACCTACatgtgaagaaattttggaaggagggcctcCCAGATCCTCTTTAATGGATcctaccagtgatgaaattttggaaggagggcctcCCAGATCCTCTTTAACGGATcctaccagtgatgaaattttggaaggagggcctcCCAGAGCCTCTTTAACGGATcctaccagtgatgaaattttggaaggagggcctcCCAGATCCTCTTTAACGGATcctaccagtgatgaaattttggaagtagGGCCTGCCACATCGTCTGAAACGGATTCTGATAGtgttgaaattttggaaggagggcctcCCAGATCCTCTTGAACGGATcctaccagtgatgaaattttggaaattgggcctcccagatcgtctttaacggatcctgatagtgatgaaattttggagtaAGGGCCTCCTAGATCCTCTTTAACAGATCCTActtgtgatgaaattttggatggaGGGCCTACCAGATCGCCTTTAACGAATCCTACCAGTGAGGAAATTTTGGAACGTGGGCCTCCAAGATCGTCTTTACTGGATCCTACTAGTGAtggaattttggaaggagggcctcCCAGATCCTCTTTAACAGATCCTACCAGtggtgaaattttggaaggagttcCCCCCAGATCGTTATTAACAGATCCTgatatgaaattttggaaggagggcctcACAGATCCACTTTAATGGATgctaccagtgatgaaattttggaaggagggtctcccagatcgtctttaacggatcctccCAGTGATGAAAATTTGGAAGGTGGGCTTCCCAGATCGTCATAAACGGATCCtagcagtgatgaaattttggaaggaggcctCGCAGATTGTATTTAACGGATCCTACCAGCGATGAAATTTTGGAAGTAGGGCCTCCCAGATCGTCTTAAATGGATTCTGATAGTGTTGAAATTTTGGAAATTGGGACACccagatcgtctttaacggatcctgatagtgatgaaattttggaaaaagGGCCTCTAAGATCCTCTTTAACAGATCCTactagtgatgaaattttggatggaGGGCCTACCAGATCGCCTTTAACGGATCCTGATACTGATGAAATTTTGGGCAGAGGGTCTTCCAAATCGTTTTTAACGGATCCTACCAGtggtgaaattttggaaggagggcctcCCAGATCGTCTTTAATGGATCCGgcctttgatgaaattttggaaggagggtctCCCAGATCGTCTTTAATGGATCCGgcctttgatgaaattttggaaggagggtctCCCAGTTCGTCTTTAACGGATtctaccagtgatgaaattttggaaggagggcctcCCAGATCGTCTTTAATGGATcataccagtgatgaaattttggaaggggtGTCTCCCAGATCGTCTTTAACGAATCCTACCAGTGAGGAAATTTTAGAAGGAGGGCCTCccagatcgtctttaacggatctcaACAGTTACGAACTTTTGGAAGGAGGGCGTCCCAAATCGTCTTCTACGGATCCTgatagtgatgaaattttggaaagaGGGCCTCCCAGATCCTTTTTAACGGATcataccagtgatgaaattttggaagggggGTCTCCCAGATCGTCTTTAACGAATCATACCAGTGAGGAAATTTTGGAACGAGGGCCTCccagatcgtctttaacggatcctaaCAGTTACGAACTTTTGGAAGGACGGCGTCCCAAATCGTCTTCTACGGATCCTGatggtgatgaaattttggaagaaggGCTTCCCAGATCCTCTTTAACGGATcctaccagtgatgaaattttggaaggagggcctaCCTATCGTCCTTAACGGATGCTgatagtgatgaaattttggaaggagagcctcccagatcgtctttaacggatcgtaccagtgatgaaattttggaaggagggcctcccaggtcgtctttaacggatcctaccagtgatgaaattttggagggTAGGATCCGTTTAAGACGATCTGGGAGGTCTCCCATCCAAAATTTCATCTCTATCAGGATCTGTTAAAGACGATCTGGGAGGCCCtccatccaaaatttcatcactagtAGGATCTGTTAAAGAGGATCTTGGAGGCCctttttccaaaatttcatcactatcAGGATccggcccatacatcaaacttttggagctcgattatcagtgaatctgtggaaataagattgtctgttaACGAGACTCTCATccatcgagatagcggttatcagctcaactctgcttggaatcctgttatagagaaacttcgtagtcgacgtagttatctgcataaagatggaaatcgaccggACATCGATACGGCTGGCTGTCACAGTGGAGGGTGCGATGCGCGACGCACGGATccgttatgaacgcgcacgctgagcagcgcatgcacgATGTCACCTCAGTATATCTTTAAATaacggagctcagcgcgtactcgccagtacttctACAGTGgcactcatctgaagatggccagaagactctgcgccgaaatatcgtggcaggacataactgatatccggcagttctcccgtgtttttatggaacaatcagtatgctgggaaagctttaaacatcacatcaaatattgctttggttcactccgagacacctgtacacttccctttttgagagcccttccaggcacaaagtaacaatgtggaagtGATGAAaatgcggtattgatcgtctaggcatggttgaactacagcaacacaagctgtgtacttccttcatgatggaatgactggaattgttcAGCTGTCAGATCCCCTCCATCTAatgggtgctgctcatgcatgattgtttacatctttgggtgagtttagtaacatctttgaacagtcaaagggagtgtgtgtgtgtgatacaatctccacagtcaacgtctagcctcaggagttctgggaactggtgtgatacaaaattttttttgatgttcgTAGAAACAATGAAGTAGTATGTAATAGTAAAGAAGGAGGTATATACATTTTAATCTTAAAATTATATTTGAAATAGAAAGGATTCATTGCCCTTGCAAAAAAGTCCTTGGTACCACAAGACAAAACTATAGGCTCCAGTAGCTCGTCAACACTGCCCCCACTATTCAATTAACTGGTACTTATTTTCAGTTCCTTCCTATAATTCATCTGCAGTGAGCTTAATTTCACAACTAATTGAAGCTTATCTGTTTTACCAATATATCTCTCTTTATTCCAACAACTGATTGTACTTCCCACTTATCTTCTTATGGTTATCAGATTCAcatgattttacacacagtacaacTTGCAGTTCTAAAATTGAATGCATGTTCCACTGATTTCAAAGCTATTTGCAGAATTTGTTTGATACAACACAAAAGCTCATGCAAAATAAATGTTTTGGTATTCAGGACAAAGCTGACAACTATAAACAATATTAGTCACAGACTATACAGTCCAACCAGACTGTGCAACAAAAGTCTAGCGTTAATAGATTTTAATTATAATAGATCACTGAGAATGTATTGCACAATCTTCATCTTATCCACAGAAGATCAATAACATTGCACAATATTACTGAAACATGCTTAAAACATTAATTCACTGAAAAGTAAACTTACTTGACACATAACGTTTCATTGTGTTGTTGGTCAACATTAATCATGAGAATAAAGgcaaacaaataattattttatgctaCTTGACTGCATTATACAACACTCTTTGGCCTttgataaattattttatacaaaTCTGACTTCGAGCTACTTTTTTCTTACATCAAAGTTGATTGTCAGTACAGAAAGTTACTCTTGTTTTATTCTTAGGGATAGTATGAACAGAAGATGATATGGTAGTTCTGCATTTAAAAACCTATTTCCTGAGGAACACTTCCTCAAGCCAATATCTCTCTTGTAATGTGTTATGGTGCAAGAATCATTTTGTAGTTACCTCTACATGGAAAATATAGTGTGAATGAACACTGCTACTTGTATGACATTATGCAAACATTAAATATGTGCTGGAGTTTGACTGGTGTGGCAGAACATATGTTGACGATATGATTGGCAGTCACTTACTGATACAtgtataatgtttttctttttttctctttctttttaataaCTGCTTTAGCTGTGTCTTCTCTGATTGAGGAAGAAATGCCATGCAGTTCTATTTTCATAGAAGTTGGAACCTTACCAACTTATAATAGCACTACCATAAGTTAAATACTTCTTTTATAAAATGAATGTACCtactaaaaatgaaacaaaagtgcAAACAGGAAGTAAGGTTTATTAATGACTGTTGATATATTATGTGCTTGCAGCAATTTAAGTTTTAAAATCCAGCTAGGTTGCAACGATGTAGAAGGAAATAAGATATGTGTAGTTACGCCAAtatgcacaaataaataaaatatatcttcttaataaaacaaaataatctacattccaattaaaattacttgacagatgACATCTGTCATTTGCTGCTACAGTGTTGCCATATCGGCTGCTGATTACCACTCGGTTATAGGTCACCCATGGCAGGTAACTTGACAAGTGCTGTTAATATGTAAAGCAGGGCACTGTTGGACATGACCACCATGAGGtatgttggaaatgtgagatgctcTGTCAACGGGAATAATCCAAAGGGGTTAGAAAATGACTGGATTACTGCACTGTCCACCTGTCGTTGCACTCTTGAATTGCCACTTAACCAATTTCTATACTTGATGTAACATTGCATTTCCTTGACACTTAGCTGATGGGTATAAATTCGTTATTGTTTGACTTTAAGTAGTCAAATGTTCTGACTAGGTTTTAGGTATCATAGCATTTAGACACATGCAGACAGTTCCCAACTCACGAAGGTCATCAGACAGAATATGATGACACTGGATGATGTACTTAAGAACCTGATAGTCATCTTATACATTACTACACCCGGCCTTAATCTAACCTTGAGAACAGTTTGACATTGGTAAAGGTGGTACCCCTGGTAATTGGAAAGGTATACCTTTGATTTTGAGGTTTATGTTTCGACTTATAGATGGCCTcctatatttttattgttattcttttctacatctacatccatactctgcaagccacctgacggtctgtgacagacggtaccctgagtatctctatcgtttctctcttctattccagtctcgtattgttcgtggaaagaaggattgtcggtatgcttccgtgtgggctctaatctctctgattttatcctcatggtctcttcgcgagatatacgtaggagagagcaatatactgcttgactcttcggcgaaggtatgttctcgatactttaacaaaagcccgtaccgagctactgatcgtctctcctgcagagtcctccactggagtttatctatcatctccgtaatgcttttgcgattactaaatgatcctgtaacgaagtgcgctggtctctgctggatcttctctatctcttctatcaaccctatctggtacggatctcacactgctgagcagtattcaagcagtgggcgaataagcgtactataacctacttcctttgttttcgggttgcatttccttagaattcttccaatgaatctcagtctggcatctgccttactgacaatcaactttatatgatcattccattttaaatcactcctaatgcatactcccagataatttatagaattaactgctcccagttgctgacctgctattttgtagctaaatgataagggatctatctttctatgtattcgtagcacattacacttgtctacattgagattcaattgccattccctgcaccatgtgtcaattcgctgcagatcctcctgcatttcagtacaatttttcattgttgcaacctctcaatacaccacagcatcatctgcaaaaagcctcagtgaacttctgatgtcatccacaaggccatttacgtatattgtgaatagcaacggtcctacgacactcccctgcggcacacctgaaatcactcttactttgtaagacttctctccattgagaatgacatgctgcgttctgttatctaggaactcctcaatccaatcacacaattggtctgacagtccatatgttcttactttgtttattaaacgactgtggggaactgtatcgaacgccttgcggaagtcaagaaacacgacatctacctgtgaacccgtgtctatggccctctgagtctcatggacgaatagcgcgagctgggtttcacatgacagtctttttcgaaacccatgctgattcctacagagtagatttgtagtctccagaaaagtcattatactcgaacacaatacatgttccaaaattctacaactgattgacgttagacatatagatctatagttctgcacatctgttcaacgtcccttcttgaaaacggggttgacctgtgcccttttcaaatcctttggatCGCTACactctcctagagacctacggtacaccgctgcaagaaggggggcaagttccttcgcgtactctgtgtaaaatcgaactggtatcccatcaggtccagtggcctttccacttttgagcgaatttaattgtttctctatctctctgtcgtctatttcgatatctaccattttgtcatctgtgcgacaatctagagaaggaactacagtgcactcttcctctgtgaaacaactttggaaaaagacatttagtatttctgcctttagtctgtcatcctctgtttcagtaccattttggtcgcagagtgtctggacattttgttttgatccacctaccactttgacataagaccaaaatttcttacgattttctgccaagtcagtacatagaactttactttcgaattcattgaacgcctctcgcatacccctcctcacactacatttcgcttcgcgtaattgttgtttgtctgcaaggctttgactatgtttatgtttgctgtgaagttccctttgcttccacagcagttttctaactcggttgttgtaccacggtggctcttttccatctcttacgatcttgcttggcacatactcatctaacgcatattgtacgatgaactttgtccactgatcctcaacactatctgtacttgagacaaaacttttatgttgagccgtcaggtactctgaaatctgctttttgtcacttttgctaaacagaaaaatcttcctaccttttttaatatttctatttatggttgAAATCATCAGTGCAGTAACTGCTTTACGatcgctgattcccttttctgcgttaactgtttcaaatagttcgggcctgtttgtcaccagaaggtctaatatgttatcgccacgagtcggttctctgtttaactgctcaaggtagttttcagataaagcactttaaaaaaatttcactggattctttgtccctgccatccattatgaacgtttgagtctcccagtctatatccggcaaattaaaatctccacccagaaagaactataacatggtggggaaatctactcgaaatattttccaaattatccttcaggtgctcagccacaacagctgctgagccagtgggcctatagagacatccaattaccatgcctgagcctgcttttaccgtgaccttcacccaaatcatttcacatttcagatctccgtcaatttccttcggtactcttgcacttcttatcgctatcctTTTTGTTAATTCGATTCCACTTGGTATTATCATATGTAATTATATAAGACTTATAtttagggaggtagacattttttgATGTACAGAGATCGAGAATCTTCTTTGTGACTATGGGTATATGAGGCAACTTCTGTTGTTGCATTGACGCACTCAGCACAGCGTGAGGTGGTCTTACATAGGGGTTCTAATGTAGTGCCTATGGGACCAGGTGTTTGATGATTTTTATAGTACGGTTGCACTAGTTCACTTCGTGATTGCAACTGGGTTTTACAACAAACTTTTTTATGCGTCTTATCATTAATATTGCAGCAGCTATTTATCGTACCATACGTAACACGACCTAGGCTACACATAGGTAACTTATGTATTCTGACATGGTTATGtctcattttattgtattttaatttattttattacatatttataagttaattaatttaaaaaaatataaaaaaatattcttcCGCTGGACATATGATTGTATGCAGTACATTTGACTGTAGTGTTTCATGGCCTATTACAACTGTGTGGTACGGATTTATGAATAATAGCATTTACATATGTTCATCTATTATGCTATATTCAAGTAAAACAATGATaactattaacaacagcatgaAATAGGCAGAAGTATATTTTCCCTAATGTTACAGATAGTTTTAATGACATACAATATGTCCatttgagccacttacatagttaacatgTTACCTGTCAATTGTCAACGTATGTTCTATATTCTTATAATAGTACAtttgttctactcattgtacaggggcctgaagatggcatcaatataatgatgaaactggtagcacataagaagttcacaaaatgaagttctacaatacatacagctgttggtaaattttTTCAtcaagaaatacagggtgttacaaaaaggtatggccaaactttcaggaaacattcctcacacacaaagaaagaaaagatgttatgtggacatgtgtcctgaaatgcttaatttccatgttagagctcattttagtttcgtcagtatgttcttccacctatggagcaagttatcatgatttcatacgggatactctatctctgctgctagaacatgtcggtgaccgatggattggtagaggctgaccaattccatggcctccacgctctcctgacctcaaccctctcgactttcatttatgggggcatttgaaatctctcgtctacgctaccccggtaccaaatgtagagactcttcgtgctcgtattgtggacggctgtgatacaatacgccattctccagagctgcatcagcacatcagggattccgtgcgacggagggtggatgcatgtatcctcactaacggaggacattttgaacatttcctgtaacaaagtgtttgaagtcatggtggtacgttctgttgctgtgtgtttccattccatgattaatgtgatttgaagagaagtaataaaatggacactaacatggaaagtaagcgtttctggacacatgtccacataatatattttctttcttagtatgtgaggaatttttcctgaaagtttggccatacctttttgtaacaccctgtatatgccagcCATTGTCCCATAGTCTATAATGGATTAACAAAGAAAAGGGAAATTAGGTTTGTATATTAATAATTCTGAGCACACTGAAAGGTAATAAATTTTGCCTTAGGTCCTACATGTTGATGAGCTACAAGAATTTAATTCTTGCTGCAATTTTCAACATTTATACTGGGTAATCTTTAGTGATACAAGACACAGTGCTTATACGAGACACAAAATTTGGAAGACAACAAATTCGGAAATCAATTTTCAATCTCTTTTTTACATGTTAGGGCTGAATCCTATTATCTGTCCCTATCAAATATCAGTGTTCCGAGAGTAATTTTGACACACATTGTCTCTGAAAAACTGGATATGATTTCCTTATTAATAGCAGTGTAAtcatgaggaggaagaggaggctGCACAATATTTGGAGTAGAAAAGTCATATCCACACAAATCAGTTCTTAAAGGTGTTTTATTAATCCAGCCTAATTTCATGCATTGTCAAAAATGGTATGAAGTGATCTCTGTAGAAAATCATTCTGTCACAAGGGTTTGGAATCTAGGTATTGCTGGAAGACTTCTGACTGAGTAAAGACATATTTATGTTCCTGTATACAGAGTTAGTGACTTTTTTCCCAACCGCCTAGTCGTGTGGGAGCCTTGGTCACTAAATGATAAGGTGGGTGTGGTTATAGGAATTTACAAATTAGCCGGTTATTTTTCTAATGGCCCAGGGACACAATCATTTATGTACCCCTTTCTATTTAATAAACATGAAATCTCTTGCTTTTCAATTAAATAGGATACAAAAATGATAACTTTTCTGTTTTTTGATGTCGACAAGATGATTATGGGGCTGTTTTAACACTTAGCTGGAATATGTAAGAGACCATATAcattgtgaacattaataaaacagacaaaatgcagggatggattcctgactggaaattgaggggaaaaaggtcctatgaacatgtgactGGAAATGCACCATTGTCACATTAGAAGGCactgacaaatgacagttcctctgaccacatgccgtgtgt
This Schistocerca gregaria isolate iqSchGreg1 chromosome 11, iqSchGreg1.2, whole genome shotgun sequence DNA region includes the following protein-coding sequences:
- the LOC126295022 gene encoding uncharacterized protein DKFZp434B061-like — its product is MDTTSDKILEGGSPRSSITDPDRDEILEGGNPRSCLTDPTSDGILEGGPPRSSLTDPDSDEILEGGPPRSSLTDPDSDEILERGLPRSSLTDPTSDEILEGGPPRSSLTDPTSDEILEGGPHRSSLTDPTSDEILEEGPPRSSLMDPTSYVILEGGPPRSSLTDPDSDEILDRGPPRSSLTDPTSDGILEGGPPRSS
- the LOC126295023 gene encoding uncharacterized protein DKFZp434B061-like, with amino-acid sequence MDSDSVEILEIGTPRSSLTDPDSDEILEKGPLRSSLTDPTSDEILDGGPTRSPLTDPDTDEILGRGSSKSFLTDPTSGEILEGGPPRSSLMDPAFDEILEGGSPRSSLMDPAFDEILEGGSPSSSLTDSTSDEILEGGPPRSSLMDHTSDEILEGVSPRSSLTNPTSEEILEGGPPRSSLTDLNSYELLEGGRPKSSSTDPDSDEILERGPPRSFLTDHTSDEILEGGSPRSSLTNHTSEEILERGPPRSSLTDPNSYELLEGRRPKSSSTDPDGDEILEEGLPRSSLTDPTSDEILEGGPTYRP